In a genomic window of Scyliorhinus torazame isolate Kashiwa2021f chromosome 5, sScyTor2.1, whole genome shotgun sequence:
- the LOC140419267 gene encoding uncharacterized protein, producing the protein MEGKSIVHNGEKPDTSSGLTSHKCSHTEKKPWKCADCGKGFTVPSKLEIHRRSHTGERPFTCSKCGKRFTQSSGLFTHQQIHTGQRLFTCSTCGKAFSDTSNLLRHQRVHTGERPFTCSQCGKGFTQLSTLSGHQQVHTGERPFTCSKCGKSFTRSFHLLKHERVHTGERPFTCSKCGKSFTRSSHLLKHERVHTGERPFTCSKCGKGFTRPSHLLKHERVHTGERPFTCSECGKGFTQSSNLQNHQRIHTGERPFACAQCGKRFTRSDDLQSHQRVHTGERPFTCSKCGKGFTRSSHLLIHQRIHTGERPFTCSQCGKGFIQLSTLSGHQQVHTGERPFTCSKCGKGFTRSSHLLRHERVHTGEKPFACSECGKGFTQASNLQQHQRGHK; encoded by the coding sequence atggaaggaaaaagcatcgttcacaatgGGGAGAAACCGGACacgtcatcaggcctcacaagccacaaatgcagtcacacggagaagaaaccgtggaaatgtgcggactgtggaaaaggattcactgtcccatccaagctggaaattcatcgacgcagtcacactggggagagaccattcacctgctccaagtgtgggaagagattcactcagtcatccggcctGTTCACACACCAGCAAATACACACTGGGCAGAGactattcacctgctccacgtgtgggaaggcattcagtgatacatccaacctgctgagacaccagcgagttcacactggggagaggccgttcacctgctctcagtgtgggaagggattcactcagttgtccactCTGTccggacaccagcaagttcacactggggagagaccattcacctgctccaagtgtgggaagtctTTCACTCGGTCATTCCACTTGCTgaaacacgagcgagttcacactggggagagaccattcacctgctccaagtgtgggaagtctttcactcggtcatcccacttgctgaaacacgagcgagttcacactggggagagaccattcacctgctccaagtgtgggaagggattcactcggccaTCCCACTTGCTgaaacacgagcgagttcacactggggagaggccgttcacctgctcagagtgtgggaagggattcactcagtcatccaacctgcagaatcaccagcgaattcacactggggagaggccatttgcctgtgctcagtgtgggaagagattcactcgatcAGAtgacctgcagagccaccagcgagttcacactggggagagaccattcacctgctccaagtgtgggaagggattcactcggtcatcccacctgctgattcaccagcgaattcacactggggagaggccattcacctgctcacagtgtgggaagggattcattcagttgtccACTCTGTccggacaccagcaagttcacactggggagagaccattcacctgctccaagtgtgggaagggattcactcggtcatcccacttgctgagacacgagcgagttcacactggggagaagccattcgcctgctcagagtgtgggaagggattcactcaggcatccaacctgcagcagcatcaacgaggccacaagtaa